From a region of the Lactuca sativa cultivar Salinas chromosome 4, Lsat_Salinas_v11, whole genome shotgun sequence genome:
- the LOC111890376 gene encoding putative clathrin assembly protein At2g01600 — translation MATMQTWRKAYGALKDQTTVGLAHVNSDFKDVDVAIVKATNHVECPPKERHIRKVLAATSAIRPRADVQYCLHALARRLAKTRNWTVALKTLIVIHRALREGDPTFREELLNFQQRGRVLQLANFKDDSSPIAWDCSAWVRTYGLFLEERLECFKILKYDIEAERIPRPAQGEDNKGYSRTRDLDSEQLLEQLPSLQQLLYRLMGCRPEGAAVGNYVIQYALALVLKESFKIYCAVNDGIINLIDKFFEMPRHEAIKALDIYKRAGQQAGTLSDFYEVCKGLELARNFQFPVLREPPQSFLATMEEYIREAPRMVSVPSETLEYPERLMLTYKPEEDTDPQEDTNSPIDEAIPESTDDYVSNDDSAPAPSPPPPPPTFNSRDPDDLLGLNFDAPNASSLEDSNALALAIIPTDGVSNGSGGVQTKDFDPTGWELALVSTPSTDISSFQDRQLGGGLDSLTLNSLYDEGAYRASQQPIYGSPAPNPFESGDPFHSAPPQHQPQPQPNPFGGPYQPPAATYGPPQPNLMMAPPNPFVDSGFGSFPVNSNNQPPTTNPFGAALL, via the exons ATGGCTACTATGCAGACTTGGCGGAAAGCCTACGGCGCTCTTAAAGATCAAACCACAGTCGGATTAGCCCACGTCAATAGCGATTTCAAG GATGTGGATGTTGCCATCGTTAAAGCTACAAATCATGTCGAATGCCCACCCAAAGAGAGACACATCAGAA AAGTTTTGGCTGCCACATCTGCGATTCGTCCTCGAGCAGATGTACAGTATTGTTTACATGCCCTAGCAAGACGATTAGCCAAGACTCGCAATTGGACG GTGGCATTGAAGACGCTAATAGTTATACATAGAGCGCTAAGGGAAGGTGATCCAACATTCAGGGAAGAACTTCTAAATTTCCAACAAAGAGGGCGTGTTCTTCAATTAGCTAATTTCAAGGATGATTCAAGCCCTATTG CTTGGGATTGTTCTGCTTGGGTTCGTACATATGGACTCTTCTTGGAAGAACGACTCGAATGCTTTAAAATCTTGAAATATGACATTGAAGCCGAACGTATCCCTAGACCTGCTCAAGGTGAAGATAATAAG GGTTATAGTAGAACTAGGGATTTGGATAGTGAACAATTATTGGAGCAATTGCCCTCATTACAACAACTATTATACCGGCTTATGGGATGCAGG CCTGAAGGGGCAGCTGTTGGGAATTATGTCATACAATATGCCCTTGCATTG GTACTCAAAGAGAGCTTTAAAATTTATTGTGCAGTAAATGATGGAATTATCAATCTCATTGATAAG TTTTTTGAGATGCCAAGACATGAAGCCATTAAAGCACTGGATATATATAAAAGAGCCGGTCAACAG GCTGGGACTCTTTCTGACTTCTATGAAGTTTGCAAAGGATTGGAACTTGCTAGAAATTTCCAGTTCCCTGTTCTTAGAGAG CCTCCACAATCCTTTCTTGCAACAATGGAGGAATACATAAGAGAAGCACCACGAATGGTCTCCGTTCCATCAGAAACTTTG GAATATCCAGAAAGGCTTATGCTGACATATAAACCAGAAGAAGACACCGACCCTCAAGAGGATACAAATTCACCCATTGACGAAGCTATACCCGAATCGACAGACGATTATGTGTCAAATGACGATTCTGCCCCTGCCCCTTCACCTCCCCCTCCCCCACCAACTTTCAACAGCCGAGATCCCGATGATTTACTG GGGTTAAATTTCGATGCGCCAAATGCATCATCACTAGAGGATAGCAACGCATTGGCTCTTGCCATTATTCCAACtg ATGGGGTGTCAAATGGATCTGGTGGTGTTCAAACAAAAGATTTTGATCCAACTGGATGGGAACTTGCATTGGTCTCCACTCCCAGCACTGATATTTCTTCATTTCAAGATCGCCAACTG GGTGGTGGATTGGATTCACTGACACTCAACAGCTTATACGATGAAGGTGCATACAGAGCATCCCAGCAACCAATATACGGGTCGCCCGCACCCAACCCGTTTGAATCAGGCGACCCGTTTCATTCTGCTCCACCTCAACATCAACcccaacctcaacccaacccgtTTGGTGGTCCATACCAGCCACCTGCTGCCACCTACGGGCCGCCACAGCCGAACCTAATGATGGCCCCACCAAACCCTTTTGTTGATTCAGGGTTTGGGTCGTTTCCGGTCAACAGCAACAATCAGCCGCCAACCACCAACCCGTTTGGGGCGGCTCTGTTATGA
- the LOC111890377 gene encoding uncharacterized protein LOC111890377: MEFESNNISEDNNNNHGWQKVTYAKKNRKNQPKQQVPQPKALPNGSVVAGNDNVFTAIEKKSEERRKVIEAQRLSIYDPAPPPVKSSRKKNYSDYEDSDEEVANGVAGNDDVEEKKKKKPKKVKKPKVTIAEAAEKIDVDDLASFLLEVTTSFEAQQDIQLMRFADYFGRAFSSVTASQFPWVKLLRESPVAKVADNPVSHIPEAVYKTSVDWINKLSMEALSSFLLWSLDSILADFAIQQGGSKGSKKVAQKTPSKSQVGLFVVLAMVLRRKPDTLITVLPSLNETPKYLGQDKLPIIVWMVVQASQGDLAVGLYLWSHLILPIVGTKSGSNPQTRDLILQLVERILSAPKAMAILVNGAVRKGERLMPPSALDLLLRVTFPSSSARVKATERFEAVYPTLKKVALAGSHGSKAMKQVSQQILTVSLKASGEGIPELSREASSIFIWCLTQNPDCCKQWEKVYLDNLEASIVVLKRLNEQWKELSLNKPSLESLTQTLRSFKTKNEKGMKDGEKSSDQALYKEADKYCKALLGRLSRGWGCVKATVFLVVAVGVGATFLPSNTLESLDWNKLSEMLNIQQFV; the protein is encoded by the exons ATGGAGTTCGAATCCAACAATATTTCTGaagacaacaacaacaatcacggATGGCAGAAGGTTACTTACGCTAAGAAGAACAGGAAGAATCAGCCTAAGCAGCAGGTGCCTCAACCGAAGGCGCTTCCAAACGGATCCGTTGTCGCTGGTAATGATAATGTCTTCACTGCTATTGAGAAGAAATCGGAGGAGCGTAGGAAGGTTATAGAAGCACAGAGATTGTCGATTTATGATCCTGCTCCTCCTCCGGTTAAATCGTCAAGGAAGAAGAACTACTCCGATTATGAGGACAGCGATGAAGAGGTTGCCAATGGTGTGGCTGGGAATGATGATgttgaggagaagaagaagaagaaaccgaagaaaGTAAAGAAACCTAAGGTCACAATTGCGGAAGCGGCGGAGAAGATCGATGTCGACGACCTGGCTAGTTTTCTGTTGGAGGTGACG ACTTCATTCGAGGCACAGCAAGATATACAGTTGATGAGGTTTGCCGACTATTTTGGACGTGCATTTTCTAGCGTGACTGCTTCACAATTTCCCTGGGTGAAGTTATTGAGAGAATCTCCTGTTGCTAAGGTTGCAGAT AATCCTGTGTCACATATTCCTGAGGCTGTTTACAAAACCTCAGTTGATTGGATCAACAAACTATCCATGGAAGCCCTTAGTTCTTTTCTCCTTTGGTCCTTAGACAGCATTCTTGCTGACTTTGCAATTCAACAAGGTGGCTCAAAGGGATCCAAGAAAGTTGCCCAAAAAACACCCTCAAAATCTCAAGTGGGTCTGTTTGTAGTATTAGCAATGGTGTTACGAAGGAAACCCGATACACTAATTACCGTTTTGCCCTCTCTAAACGAAACCCCAAAGTATCTTGGACAAGACAAGCTCCCCATTATTGTCTGGATGGTAGTTCAA GCATCACAAGGGGACCTAGCTGTTGGGTTATACTTATGGTCACATTTAATATTACCTATAGTTGGGACAAAATCAGGGTCCAATCCACAAACCAGGGATCTAATTTTGCAGTTGGTGGAAAG GATTCTATCTGCTCCAAAGGCTATGGCTATTTTAGTAAATGGTGCTGTGAGGAAAGGGGAGCGTTTAATGCCACCATCAGCACTTGACCTTCTTTTGAGAGTCACCTTCCCTTCATCTTCAGCTCGTGTTAAG GCAACTGAAAGATTTGAAGCTGTGTATCCTACACTGAAGAAGGTGGCTCTTGCTGGTTCCCATGGAAGCAAAGCCATGAAACAAGTCTCTCAACAGATTTTGACTGTTTCTTTGAAAGCTTCTGGAGAAG gCATACCTGAGCTATCCCGTGAAGCTTCTAGTATTTTTATCTGGTGCTTAACTCAAAATCCCGATTGTTGCAAGCAATGG GAAAAGGTGTATTTGGATAATCTAGAAGCAAGCATTGTTGTTTTAAAAAGGCTCAATGAGCAATGGAAGGAGTTATCTCTAAACAAGCCATCTCTTGAGTCCCTCACTCAAACTCTTAGAAGTTTTAAAACCAag AACGAAAAGGGGATGAAAGATGGGGAGAAATCCAGTGATCAAGCACTATACAAGGAAGCAGATAAGTATTGTAAGGCGTTATTGGGGAGGCTATCACGCGGGTGGGGATGCGTGAAAGCTACCGTGTTCCTCGTTGTTGCGGTTGGTGTGGGGGCCACATTCCTGCCTTCAAATACATTGGAGTCGTTGGATTGGAACAAGTTATCTGAAATGTTAAACATCCAGCAGTTCGTCTAA
- the LOC111890367 gene encoding uncharacterized protein LOC111890367 has protein sequence MSFSSIQNCAAALRYLGCAIAFNSSNEHLKVSEKTSVECVDWFYACVYEVFHEQYLRKPTQRDIERLYSTHEERHRFSSMLGSLDCTHVAWEKCPNALRCQFTRGDIGEPTIILEVVASQDLWIWHAFFGVAGSNNDINVLGQSPIFNDIWTGKALDMTFIVNGHAYRYGYYLGDGIYPNYSTLMKAYSVPRSEKAKLFTKKQESARKDIERAFEALKQTWHVVKYATRLWDKERINEWS, from the coding sequence ATGAGTTTTAGTAGTATACAAAACTGTGCGGCTGCTCTTAGGTATTTGGGATGCGCTATAGCATTTAATTCATCTAACGAACACTTGAAAGTATCCGAGAAGACTTCAGTTGAATGTGTAGATTGGTTTTATGCATGTGTGTATGAGGTTTTTCACGAACAATATTTGCGCAAACCTACTCAACGTGATATTGAAAGATTATATTCGACTCATGAAGAGAGGCATAGATTTTCAAGTATGCTTGGCAGTCTAGATTGTACGCATGTGGCTTGGGAAAAATGTCCAAATGCATTACGTTGCCAGTTCACTCGAGGAGATATAGGTGAACCAACTATCATCCTAGAAGTTGTTGCATCTCAAGATTTGTGGATATGGCATGCCTTTTTCGGAGTAGCAGGGTCTAACAACGACATTAATGTTCTTGGACAGTCTCCTATTTTCAACGATATTTGGACCGGCAAAGCACTTGATATGACGTTCATAGTGAACGGGCACGCGTACAGATACGGTTACTACCTTGGTGATGGGATATACCCGAATTATTCTACATTGATGAAGGCATACTCGGTTCCTCGAAGTGAAAAGGCAAAGTTGTTTACAAAAAAGCAGGAATCGGCGAGAAAGGATATCGAGAGAGCATTTGAAGCCCTTAAGCAGACATGGCATGTAGTGAAATATGCTACACGACTCTGGGATAAAGAAAGAATTAACGAATGGTCCTAG